A window of Thiocapsa bogorovii genomic DNA:
GCCGTCAACGCGCGCGAGTTCACGCTCGATCCGGCGGAACGCCATGTCTGGTGGCCGATCGCGCCGATCTCGCGCGTCGAGGTCGACCTGGAAAAACCGGCATTGCGCTGGAGCGGCCATGGCTATCTCGACTCAAATCGCGGGGAGGAGCCGCTCGAAGACGCCTTCCAGTGTTGGGACTGGTCGCGCGCCAATACGCCGTCAGGCACCACCATGCTCTACGACGTGACCGCGCGTCACGGGACCGGCGCCAGCCTCGCGCTGCGCTTCAATGCCTCGGGCGAGGTCGAGGAATTCCCCCCGCCGCCGCGGGTGCGGCTGCCCACGACCGGGATCTGGCGCATCAAGCGCGGGACCCAGTGCGAGGCGGGGCATCAGGCGCGCGTCGTGGAGACGCTGGAAGACACGCCCTTCTACGCACGCTCGCTCGTGGAGACACGCCTGGCCGGCGAGACCGCAACCTGCGTTCACGAGAGCCTCTCGCTCGATCGCTTTGCCTCGCCCGTCGTGCAACTGATGCTGCCGTTTCGGATGCCACGCGTCGGCGGCTGAGAAGACACTCAACCGCGCTCAGCGCGGTATGCGATGTTTTGGATGGGATCGACGCCGGCAGACTTGACGACCGTTGGAGCCGGCGCGGTTGAGGATACGAATAGAAATACAATCTTTAAGGGCCGGATACGGATTCAAGGGCAAAGGCACGGATCGCAATTCGATCATACTTGCCCGAATCCAGCAGCGGGAGCCCGGCGACCCGCTTGAAGGCGCGGGGTCTCTCGGCGCCCGAGAGGGCACCGTCGCACCAGCGCTCGAATGCCTGCTCGTCGAGATCGCCGCTGTAGACAACGACCAAGCGATGCCCCCAGGTCGCATCGTCGAGAGCGACGACGGCCAGGTCCGAGACGCCGGGGGCCGCGCGGAGGAGCTCATCCACGCGGGTCAGCGAGATGTTGTTGCCGCCGATGACCAAGACGTCGTCGGCGCGTCCGACAACTCGGAGATCACCCTCCGCGTCGAGGCCGCCCAGGTCCGAGGTCTCGAACCAGCCCTCCTTGAGCCCCTGCCCAGGACGGCGTCCGGGGTTGGCGTAACCGGCCATCAACATGGGTCCGCGGACCCGAAGCCGACTCGGACCATCGCGCCCGTCGTGCCGATCGATCTCCACGTCCGGGAGCAACGGACCCACGCGACCGTCGCACGGGACGCGCTCCAGCGAACACGCCGAGGTCGCGATCTGGGATGCGGTCTCGGTCATGCCGTAGGTGAGGAAGAGCGGCCAACCGGCGAGGAGTGCGCGCTCGGCCAACACTGGATTCAGGGCTTGTCCGCCTACCAGAACCACGCGCAGGGAGGGTGGAGGCGCGGCACCCGACTCGAGCAAGCGGCCCAACATCGGCGGCACCAGAGAGATATGAGTCACCGCGTAACGTTGCAGATCCTCGGCGACGGCCTGCGCGTCGAATCCTTCATGCAGGATCAAGCTCGCCCCCGCGAGCGCCCAACGATGGATAATCGCCAGACCGCCGATATGACTCAGCCGTAGGCAACAAAGCCAAAGGTCCCCGGATCCGAAACCGAGGCGGCGATTTACAGCCGCAGCCGAGGCAAGCAGGTTATGGCGGGTCAACATCACAACCTTGGGCCCGCCGCTGCTGCCGCTGGTCTTCAGGAGCAGAGCCAGCTCCGAAGCCGAGGTCCCGGTACCCGGGGATGCGTTCCCGGTTGCGACACCGATCGGAAGGCCCGTCGGGATCAGGGTCTCTGACTCGGGAGACCAACGCCACTCCGCCCCGGTCGCGGCGGCCAGCGCGAGTAGCGCGCTCGGATCCAAACCGGTGCGATACGGCAGCAAGGCCGCCCCGACCCGCATAAGCGCCAGGTTCATCACGACCGGCTCGATCACGGGGGTATCCGGACAGAGGACGACCTGTGCCGGCCGAAGCCCGTGCTTCGTCAACCCGAGCACACGCTCGCGCAGCTGCGTCTCTCGCTCGAGCGGATCCAAACAGGTGCCGCCGAAGAGAAGGCGGCCGTGACAACCGAATCGATCGGACAAGACGATGGATGGAGACAATCGGTCGCGAATGGGTCGACGAGGGAACCGAGAAGGCCGGGCTATCGGGCGGAGTGCCCTACCAGCGCACCTCGAAGACACAGGATTCGTCACCGTTGGCCTGGCAGGCAACCTCGGTGACCCGCGCGTTCGGGTGGACGAGCCTGGAGAACAGGCGCTCGAAGCTCCCGGCATAGAAATCACAGAGAGGTTCGTTGGCCGAAGCGCCTCGGCAGATCGGACCATCCGTCACCGTCAGCCTGGTCGGA
This region includes:
- a CDS encoding carotenoid 1,2-hydratase, whose protein sequence is MLGSVFSPYYAWARRRGNPDPLNHCALNVALYGKAGKRWTMTERGRKALRQAPGRLDIGPSHLTWDGTALTIDVNEITAPIPSRVRGRIRVIPAAVNAREFTLDPAERHVWWPIAPISRVEVDLEKPALRWSGHGYLDSNRGEEPLEDAFQCWDWSRANTPSGTTMLYDVTARHGTGASLALRFNASGEVEEFPPPPRVRLPTTGIWRIKRGTQCEAGHQARVVETLEDTPFYARSLVETRLAGETATCVHESLSLDRFASPVVQLMLPFRMPRVGG
- a CDS encoding AMP-binding protein — protein: MSPSIVLSDRFGCHGRLLFGGTCLDPLERETQLRERVLGLTKHGLRPAQVVLCPDTPVIEPVVMNLALMRVGAALLPYRTGLDPSALLALAAATGAEWRWSPESETLIPTGLPIGVATGNASPGTGTSASELALLLKTSGSSGGPKVVMLTRHNLLASAAAVNRRLGFGSGDLWLCCLRLSHIGGLAIIHRWALAGASLILHEGFDAQAVAEDLQRYAVTHISLVPPMLGRLLESGAAPPPSLRVVLVGGQALNPVLAERALLAGWPLFLTYGMTETASQIATSACSLERVPCDGRVGPLLPDVEIDRHDGRDGPSRLRVRGPMLMAGYANPGRRPGQGLKEGWFETSDLGGLDAEGDLRVVGRADDVLVIGGNNISLTRVDELLRAAPGVSDLAVVALDDATWGHRLVVVYSGDLDEQAFERWCDGALSGAERPRAFKRVAGLPLLDSGKYDRIAIRAFALESVSGP